The genomic stretch ACTGATAGCATGCCTTGGTACTCAAAGATACCGAAATAACTGCCATCATTACATTCCTCAGTGTTAGTAATGGTTTCAGGCAACTCCATCATGTTGAACTTCTCTTCTGAGACATTAAACAGAAGCAATGATTTGGCGCGGAAAGGACTGATATCAAAATCGCAAATAAACCAGTGAATAAACCCATTGACAAAACAATTCGTGGAAGTAATTTGGGTAATAGAGTTATCAGCCAAATAATCAGCACAAATAATTCTCTGTGTTCGCTCCTGAACTGAGAACACCTCAACCAATGTGGTTTCTTTAGCTGAAAAATAAATTCTGACCACCCGATGATCATTCTTTCGACAATCATAGCCGAACCCCACCACAGATTCTCTGTCCCTAAATGTCGTCCTAGGAagtttgatgcatttttgcagtATGGGATTCCATAAAAGGATGCGCGTAGAGGTACTAATGAAAGTATCGTTGGAGAGGCACAACAAACCATAGACAGAGCCCAACAGTTGGAAGTAAGGCCGTATATAATCGCAAAACCTGAAAAGGCAAGTTGAAGTGTGAAGGCTACAATTTCCCTCTAGCTGAGCCGAATTACGGAATAGACCATAGTGTTCAGGGTATCGTTTTTCCGATATCTTTGTGTAGAAAATTAAGGAATTGGCGTCGTTTTGGGTGTAATGTTTAAGATGAGAAGCCATAAAAGATGGAGAAACAATGAGGGAATGCCATGATTTGCAAACACAACGACATTTACCTAAGGTTTTTACAGGAAGATTCTTAAGGATTTCGCACCATATGTCTTCTGAGAAACATGGATTTACATCCgacatttttattttgtttgtagtACTGAAAAGTTAAGACTTAcataaaatatgaacaatttagcACACAATAGAGTATTTAAGCTAGAAGATTAAGGATTTGGTGCATTAACTAGTCGAATTGTTTAGAGTGCAAAGCATTGTAATTTCCAATAACTTCGTATCAACATTTCCAAGTACTATGTAGACCGCAGTAGATGGCAGGTTCAAAGTTGGACTGATATATGCTGTATCAGTCTTAGAGCAAGTGCAATGAAAGAACTTCACATAAAGTTCTTCCTATTCCCAAGTCATTTTTTACGGAGTACTAATTACTAAGTTTAAGAACTTTATACCATAATGGAAGAACTTTTTTTTAGTTATTAATTAGGACCCACTATTAGTTACGGAGTATCtttatgcattaattacattgatttatgtgtaatttacTCTCTAATTTTAAATTAATACCAAATATAGAAGGTATTAAATGTTTAAGTATAACCTAGtgagttgtatttatcatttcccttaATTTTTTGGAAAGTAACAAAAAACTTGTTTTTAAATAAGAACAAGTTTTTATTTTGACAAACCCAATGTCATCCACAATGGGAAGAACTTTATTTTTGAAGTTCTTATTGACAAACTTGAGACTAAAACCTACCATTGCAATTGCACTAAGAGCAAATGCAATGGAGTTCTTCCCATTGTGGGTAGCATTGGGTTTGTCAGAGAAAGAACTAGGTTCTTGTTTAATAACCAAGTTCTTTAATAATTACAAGAAATTAAATAGTTTAATATATATAAGACAATTAGAATTGGGTCTCAATTAAGAACCAACAAAATATTCTTCCATTGTACTAAAAAGTTCTTAAACTTAGTGATTGACAAAAAATGACTTGGCATTGGATTCTTCCATTGCACTTGCTCTTATTGGTCTCAATTAGGATCGTTATATGATTTCATTATTGTGAAACGAATATATCTAACTAGAATAGATAAGATCATAGTCCGCTCCCGGTGATAAATATTACCCCCTCtgtcccagtcatttgttgtcatttttcaTACTGGGATGTCTCAGTTAATTGTTGTCTTTGATTATTCACActtaatttggtccacttgtcatttagtaattgactctTTCTCTTTTCTTTGTCTTTGTGTCAAATACCAAAAAACAACAATTGATCGAAACGGAGGGAGTTCTCCTTACGGAGTAGTATTTAGCCATAAAGGGCATGGATATCCCAATAGTTAGATTGCACCACAATAGAACAACACATAATAATGGTTACAAAGAGCCAACTTATCTCGACATATCCGAACAGTTAGATATCTCGACTTATCCGAACAAGAAATCAAATTATTAAAAAAGAACGACAAAATAAATAGATGAAAAACGATATTCAAAATAATTAAATGAAAAGCATAACAAAAACCTCAAGTAAGAAGTAACATATAGCATTCTACCATTCGATCTCACGAACTGAATCATCTTCATTATCGGTtaaatcaacaaacaacaaacaaatgCTCTAGAAGCGACCTCGCTTGGCAGGTCTAAAAGAAGCGATATAAATAATTATAATCAATACCTTTATTTTATTCGTTGCTATCAGTACCTATCATGCTTTAAATTTGGAGCAAAAATTAAGTGAGGTCGTTGTATACCGTATAATGAAATTACTGGAGATCAATTGTCTCATCTAATAAGTTATACTAACTAGAAATTATGAACGTATTCTTTAGggcagtggtggagctagggggggCTAGCAGAGGCGGTCGCCCCCCTGAcggatgaaattttcgaagtttttagttaaatttccGAATTTTTTTCGAATGTACCTTATGATATTAGTCGTTCGCCCCCCTAAAATTTGTCGCCccccctaagttcaaatcctggctccgccactgcttTAGGGTAGTCTAATCTTATCCAACTCGTGTATCATATTATTGATCTCACTTAAGACCGTCGCACACATTTTGAGTTTTGAGTACCCTGGTTTGAATCGAAAATTTTGAATGCAATACTGCGTTGCATTACATTTACCGGATACTGTGGCTTTTTGGTTTCTCTATGTGCAACAGAGGTTGACATTGGAAATGATCAAATTAATGGTTTTAATCAATAAATTAGTTCCTATTATCTCATCTTCATAAATTCTAAAATGAGAAGGTTGAACACGGTATATACAACGGTGTTACAATAGTTACTCATTTTAGTTGTTGCTAATTTGCTATCATGTACAGAGTATCAAGTGTGGCCGTGTGGGGCAAAAATTATTGTGAGACTATTAGATATCGTGCAATGATCTATCGAAGACCATCCGTCTCATCTCACTTATAACTAGACATTATTAGACTACACAACTACTGGTTACAATGGCTACAAAGTTAAAAATACTCTTCATAGAGTATaaaacataaacaaatgaatgagacagaGGGAGTACTAAACATCTTGGTTCAAGACTTCAAGGGAAGATGCGCCGGAAGAGAGTCAAATTACCATATTAACTTTACAAGAAACCCAACCAAAAGTTGTacataaaaaagaaaaataaactgAACTAAAAATAACACTTTAATATTCGAAAATCGCTTCCACTGGTACGAA from Silene latifolia isolate original U9 population chromosome 2, ASM4854445v1, whole genome shotgun sequence encodes the following:
- the LOC141627290 gene encoding F-box/kelch-repeat protein At3g23880-like, which codes for MSDVNPCFSEDIWCEILKNLPVKTLGKCRCVCKSWHSLIVSPSFMASHLKHYTQNDANSLIFYTKISEKRYPEHYGLFRNSAQLEGNCSLHTSTCLFRFCDYIRPYFQLLGSVYGLLCLSNDTFISTSTRILLWNPILQKCIKLPRTTFRDRESVVGFGYDCRKNDHRVVRIYFSAKETTLVEVFSVQERTQRIICADYLADNSITQITSTNCFVNGFIHWFICDFDISPFRAKSLLLFNVSEEKFNMMELPETITNTEECNDGSYFGIFEYQGMLSVSHRNPTKYWGNDIARCQIWVKREYNDATSWCKILDVTPLPGISHTGSVCYFSKNDEFELVGFTDNFPGELVYYDTNTGHIKELGFRIIPTSTFSAYAESLIFLDQEIPDYNDDYIC